Below is a genomic region from Cellulomonas sp. P24.
ACAGACCAGATCCTGGTGGCGGTGAGCGACTCCCCGGCCGCGTTCGACGCGGCGGAGGCGGCGGTGGAGCTGGCCGCGCGTCTCGGCGCGCCGGTGCATGCCCTGACCGTTCTCGGCACCGGGGAGATCGACGGTCACCTCGACGGGGCCGAGCACCTGAATCTCGTGCGTGAGCAGGCCGCGACCGCCGCCCTGCGTCATGTCTCCGCGCTGTGCGCAGCAGCCGGCGTGCCGTGCCTCGAGGCCAGACGCCGCGGCAACGTCGCGGCACAGATCCTCGACCACGCGCGCGAGGTCGGCGCGAGCATGATCGTCATGGCGTGCGTCGACCGGCCCGGCCACACGTTGCCGTACGTCGGTAGCCAGACGCTGCGGGTCCTCGAGTTCGCGACGGTGCCGGTGCTCGTCGTGCCGGTGCGTCGCGGCGTTCCGCAGCATCCGCATGCCGTCCCCTGAACCTGGGCGGCCGGGCCGTCGCGCGAGCAGGTGATGCCGGCGCGCTGCTCGGTCCTGGTCTGCGGTGGCCGTCGCACGTGCGCGTCAGTTCTGGCGCGCCGGTGCCGCGGCCGTCCGACGCGCCTCAGCGAAACGCCGCAGCGCTTCCCTCCGTTCTGCCGCGTGGTCGACGACCCGGTCCGGGTAGCCGTGCGCCAGCCCGTCGGGGACGTCCCACGGGCGGTGAACAGCGGGGCCGTCGACGTGGGCGAGCTCGGGCACGTACCGGCGCACGTAGTCGCCGCGCGGGTCGAACCGCTCACCCTGGAGCACCGGGTTGAACACGCGGACGTACGGTGCCGCGTCCGTCCCGGTCCCGGCGACCCACTGCCACCCGTGCGAGTTGGACGCGATGTCCCCGTCACGCAGGTGGGCCATGAAGTGCTGGGCGCCGTGCGGCCACCAGACGTGCAGGTCCTTGACGAGGAAGCTCGCCGTGACCATCCGCGCCCGGTTGTGCATCCAGCCCTCGCGCGCGAGCTGACGCATTCCGGCGTCGACGAACGGGTACCCGGTCCGCCCCTCGCGCCACGCGGCCACGTGCGGACCCTCCGGGGCGTCGTAGACCATCCCGGCCAGGTCGGTCCGGAGATCGCTCCAGGCGGAGCCGGGGTCGTGCCAGAGCACGTCGGCATAGAACTCGCGCCAGCACAGCTCGTTCATGAAGGCCTCGACACCGGTGTCGCGCGACATCGCCCCGTCGAGGTCCGCTAGATCGGCCAGCAGAGTGCGCGGGTGGATCGTGCCGAAGTGGAGCTGGACCGACATCCCGGACGTGCCGTCGACGTCGGCGCGGTCCCGCTCCTCACCGTAGCTCGCGACGCCTGCGGTGAGGAACTCCGCCCAGCGTGCGTGCGCCTGTCGCTCGCCGACAGCGCGGTCCGCGGATTGTCCGTCGACGTCCTCGGCGGTGGGGAGAGGATCGGACTCGGGGCCGCGGCTCCAGCGGAGCCCCGACGGTACCTCGGCGGGGCGCGGCCACCCGTGCGTGCGCCAGGCACGTGCGAACGGTGTGAAGACGCGGTAGGGGCTGCCGTCGCCCTTGAGCACCCGCCCTGGGGTGACCGCGTACGGGCTCCCGGTCGCCACCAACGGCACCGCCGCAGGGAGCGCGGCACGTACCTGGTCGTCGCGTCGACGCCCGTACGGAGTCGTCTCTCTGCTCACGTGCACGGACGTCGCCCCGACCTCCCGCACGAGCCTGGGCAGGACATCCGCGGGGTGACCGTGCCGAATGACCAGGGCACCGTCGTACGTCTCGTTCAGGCTCTCGAGAGCCTCCACGAGTGCGCGCGTCCGGCCCGTCGGGTGCCACAGCTGCGGGTCCACCACGAACACCGGGAGCACACCCCCGGTACCCGCCGAGCCATGCGCCGAGACGAGCGCCGGGTGGTCCTGGAGGCGGAGGTCCCGCCGGAGCCACAGGACGCTCGTCATGTGCCGAGCCTAGATCCTCGAGGAGACGTCCCTCAGGTGCAGGAGTCGCCCCCGGTCCTCATGCGGGCGCAGCAGCCCGCCCCGGCCCAGAGTTCGGTCGGCAACCGTCCAGGATCCTCGCAGCCACGCGCGGCACCGTGTGCCTCCACACCTCGTCCACCGCGAGGACAGGACGGAAGGACGAG
It encodes:
- a CDS encoding universal stress protein codes for the protein MTDQILVAVSDSPAAFDAAEAAVELAARLGAPVHALTVLGTGEIDGHLDGAEHLNLVREQAATAALRHVSALCAAAGVPCLEARRRGNVAAQILDHAREVGASMIVMACVDRPGHTLPYVGSQTLRVLEFATVPVLVVPVRRGVPQHPHAVP
- a CDS encoding deoxyribodipyrimidine photo-lyase gives rise to the protein MTSVLWLRRDLRLQDHPALVSAHGSAGTGGVLPVFVVDPQLWHPTGRTRALVEALESLNETYDGALVIRHGHPADVLPRLVREVGATSVHVSRETTPYGRRRDDQVRAALPAAVPLVATGSPYAVTPGRVLKGDGSPYRVFTPFARAWRTHGWPRPAEVPSGLRWSRGPESDPLPTAEDVDGQSADRAVGERQAHARWAEFLTAGVASYGEERDRADVDGTSGMSVQLHFGTIHPRTLLADLADLDGAMSRDTGVEAFMNELCWREFYADVLWHDPGSAWSDLRTDLAGMVYDAPEGPHVAAWREGRTGYPFVDAGMRQLAREGWMHNRARMVTASFLVKDLHVWWPHGAQHFMAHLRDGDIASNSHGWQWVAGTGTDAAPYVRVFNPVLQGERFDPRGDYVRRYVPELAHVDGPAVHRPWDVPDGLAHGYPDRVVDHAAERREALRRFAEARRTAAAPARQN